A genomic segment from Coturnix japonica isolate 7356 chromosome 26, Coturnix japonica 2.1, whole genome shotgun sequence encodes:
- the OLFML3 gene encoding olfactomedin-like protein 3 → MGPCCCLLLLPLLAGAQQQQFMEYVERRLALLEERIAQWHDQSSRYSTELRDFKNQVLGMLETAEKEREALRAEAEGAAARVDRLEREVDYLETQNPAPPCVEVDEVLVEKQAATAKQRKNEKYNKLTDCSDTIASVRAMKILKRFGSSAGLWTKDAAGSSEKIYVFDGTANDTVFVFPRMREFTLFSATRRAARIKLPYPWVGTGHLVYGGFLYYIRQQGPFQVIKFDLANKTVVDSSVFPAEEQIPVFGLSPFTYIELAADEEGLWAIYATKENEKNICLAKLDPDSLDIEQMWDTPCPRENAEGAFVVCGALHVAYNTRLPSRSRVQCVFDVSGTLPPEEASLVYFPKRYGSHSSMKYSPRERQVYAWDDGYQIIYRMEMKKKLEV, encoded by the exons ATGGGGCCCTGttgctgcctgctcctcctgccGCTCCTCGCcggggcacagcagcagcagttcatgGAGTACGTGGAGCGGaggctggcactgctggag GAGAGGATCGCGCAGTGGCACGATCAGAGCAGCCGCTACTCCACGGAGCTGCGGGACTTCAAGAACCAGGTGCTGGGCATGTTGGAGACGGCAGAGAAGGAGCGCGAGGCGCTGCGGGCAGAGGCGGAGGGTGCTGCGGCGCGGGTGGATCGCCTGGAGAGAGAGGTGGACTACCTGGAAACGCAGAACCCCGCACCGCCATGCGTGGAGGTGGACGAGGTACTGGTGGAGAAGCAGGCGGCCACGGCCAAGCAGAGGAAGAATGAGAAGTACAACAAGCTGACGG ACTGCAGTGACACCATTGCGAGTGTCAGAGCCATGAAGATCCTGAAGCGCTTTGGCAGCTCCGCGGGGCTGTGGACcaaggatgctgcagggagctctgagAAGATCTACGTCTTCGACGGCACCGCCAACGACACGGTGTTCGTCTTCCCCCGCATGCGGGAGTTCACGCTGTTCTCTGCCACGCGCCGCGCAGCCCGCATCAAGCTGCCCTACCCCTGGGTGGGCACCGGGCACCTGGTCTATGGCGGGTTCCTCTACTACATCCGCCAGCAGGGCCCCTTCCAGGTGATCAAGTTCGACCTGGCCAACAAGACGGTGGTGGACAGCTCAGTGTTCCCGGCCGAGGAGCAGATCCCCGTCTTTGGGCTCTCCCCATTCACATACATCGAGCTGGCGGCGGATGAAGAGGGGCTGTGGGCCATCTACGCCACCAAGGAGAACGAGAAGAACATCTGCCTGGCCAAGCTGGACCCCGACTCTCTGGACATCGAGCAGATGTGGGACACGCCGTGCCCGAGGGAGAACGCAGAGGGCGCCTTCGTGGTGTGCGGGGCCCTGCATGTGGCCTACAACACCCGCCTGCCCAGCCGCTCCCGCGTGCAGTGCGTCTTCGACGTCAGTGGGACGCTGCCCCCCGAGGAAGCCTCCCTCGTGTACTTCCCCAAGCGCTACGGCTCCCACTCCAGCATGAAGTACAGCCCCCGCGAGAGGCAGGTCTACGCCTGGGATGACGGCTACCAGATCATCTACCGcatggaaatgaagaagaagCTGGAGGTCTGA